Proteins encoded in a region of the Isosphaeraceae bacterium EP7 genome:
- the obgE gene encoding GTPase ObgE: MFVDRVAIYVKAGDGGNGALAFRREKYAPKGGPNGGDGGGGGSVIIRAADGLTNLAHLSSQRHWRAEKGDNGSGSDCSGRGADDLIINVPVGTIVRDQERQHILKDLKVPGDQVIAARGGRGGHGNAHFKSSTNRAPRQHEQGQVGEERKISLELKVIADVGLLGLPNAGKSTLLSRISRAHPEIADYPFTTKYPNLGTVHGDGDQAFVVADIPGLIEGAHSGHGLGHEFLRHVERTRLLVHLVDAMPMDGSDPIVNYRTIRKELELYSPALSSRPELLIVTKLDLTGSEEARDRFAAELGVEPLSISAVTGKGIPELIRTITSRLAELTQIEIPEELPADHDTDAGGEISSLTDDTTAPMGV, encoded by the coding sequence ATGTTCGTCGATCGCGTGGCCATCTACGTCAAGGCCGGAGACGGTGGCAACGGGGCTTTGGCCTTCCGTCGCGAGAAATACGCGCCCAAGGGCGGCCCCAATGGTGGCGACGGCGGGGGCGGCGGCAGCGTGATCATCCGCGCCGCCGATGGGCTCACCAACCTCGCCCACCTTTCCAGCCAGCGGCACTGGCGGGCCGAAAAAGGCGATAACGGGTCGGGCTCCGACTGCTCGGGGCGGGGGGCCGACGACCTCATCATCAACGTCCCCGTCGGCACCATCGTCCGCGACCAGGAACGCCAGCACATCCTCAAGGATCTTAAGGTCCCCGGCGACCAAGTCATTGCGGCCCGCGGCGGTCGAGGTGGGCACGGCAATGCCCACTTCAAGTCGTCCACCAATCGTGCCCCACGCCAGCATGAGCAGGGGCAGGTTGGCGAGGAGCGGAAGATCTCGCTCGAATTGAAGGTCATCGCCGACGTCGGCCTGCTTGGCCTGCCCAATGCCGGCAAGTCGACCTTGCTCTCGCGCATCTCCCGGGCCCACCCCGAGATCGCCGATTATCCGTTCACGACCAAGTATCCCAACCTCGGCACAGTGCACGGGGACGGCGACCAGGCGTTCGTCGTGGCCGACATCCCCGGCCTGATCGAGGGGGCTCACTCGGGTCACGGCCTCGGCCATGAATTCCTCAGGCACGTCGAACGGACCAGGCTGCTGGTCCATCTGGTCGACGCCATGCCGATGGACGGCTCGGACCCGATCGTTAACTACCGGACGATTCGCAAGGAGCTGGAGCTTTACAGCCCCGCGCTCTCGTCCAGGCCCGAGCTCCTGATCGTCACCAAGCTCGACCTGACGGGATCGGAAGAGGCCCGGGACCGGTTCGCCGCCGAGCTCGGGGTCGAGCCGCTGTCGATCTCCGCCGTGACTGGCAAGGGGATCCCCGAACTGATCCGCACGATCACATCGAGGCTTGCCGAGCTGACTCAGATCGAGATCCCCGAAGAACTTCCGGCCGACCACGACACCGATGCCGGCGGCGAAATCTCGTCCCTGACGGATGACACGACCGCCCCGATGGGGGTCTGA
- a CDS encoding type III pantothenate kinase, with the protein MPHLVADLGNSRLKWGRLDEAGRLVDVRALVFDDPCTWDDAWDDFCPCDPEELQWTVASVNRPVMARFRAFLERRGVGQTTFLTSASDVQVRHALARPDSTGVDRALAVLAALAAHPVGGPGQVVCCGTAITVETIDDHGIWRGGAIAAGLNMMARALGERTDQLPQITPVSSPPPSGDSTRPAMEAGIYWGAVGIARELLTRQAEESEGTPWIVFCGGDAVTIAAGLGDSRIEVAPDLVLEGLAILARGARP; encoded by the coding sequence TTGCCCCACCTGGTGGCCGATCTGGGCAACTCGCGGCTCAAGTGGGGCCGACTCGACGAGGCCGGGCGCCTCGTCGACGTCAGGGCCCTGGTCTTCGACGACCCATGCACCTGGGACGACGCCTGGGACGATTTCTGCCCCTGCGATCCCGAAGAGTTGCAGTGGACCGTCGCCTCGGTGAATCGACCCGTGATGGCCCGCTTCCGCGCCTTCCTGGAGCGCCGGGGCGTGGGCCAGACGACGTTCCTCACCTCGGCATCTGATGTCCAGGTCCGCCACGCGTTGGCCAGGCCCGATTCGACCGGGGTCGACCGGGCCTTGGCGGTGCTCGCGGCCCTGGCCGCTCACCCGGTCGGCGGGCCGGGCCAGGTCGTCTGCTGCGGGACGGCGATCACGGTGGAGACGATCGATGACCACGGAATCTGGCGCGGTGGTGCGATCGCGGCGGGCCTGAACATGATGGCGAGGGCATTGGGAGAGCGAACCGATCAGCTCCCCCAGATCACGCCCGTGAGCTCGCCGCCACCATCGGGCGACTCGACCCGCCCGGCGATGGAAGCGGGGATCTACTGGGGGGCCGTGGGCATCGCCCGCGAGCTTCTCACCCGCCAGGCGGAGGAGTCCGAGGGCACTCCCTGGATCGTCTTCTGCGGCGGCGATGCCGTCACCATCGCCGCCGGTTTGGGCGACTCGAGAATCGAGGTCGCCCCCGACTTGGTCCTCGAAGGCCTGGCGATCCTCGCCCGCGGGGCCCGGCCGTGA
- the rpmA gene encoding 50S ribosomal protein L27: MAHKKGQGSSRNGRDSNPKMLGIKLYGGQFARAGSIICRQRGTRWTPGKNVGLGRDFTIFTLIDGTVRFDRDGRRINVDPILEDAPVAAVAV, translated from the coding sequence ATGGCACATAAAAAGGGTCAGGGATCAAGCCGCAACGGCCGCGACTCGAATCCGAAGATGCTGGGCATCAAGCTGTACGGCGGCCAGTTTGCCCGCGCCGGCAGCATCATCTGCCGCCAGCGTGGCACGCGCTGGACCCCCGGCAAGAACGTGGGCCTGGGCCGCGACTTCACGATCTTCACGCTGATCGACGGCACGGTCCGGTTCGATCGCGACGGCCGCCGGATCAACGTCGATCCGATCCTGGAAGATGCCCCCGTCGCCGCAGTCGCCGTCTGA
- a CDS encoding GTPase, translating to MNPSEQDAGSRACVLTADGRGALAVVRVWGNGAVDAVDSAFRPDRARALTRTDPGRPRLGRIGRGLGDEVVVSIVPGAACEVEIHTHGGPAALSLVLDALVDSGVALAAPSDWLVSRQASPLAVQAELDLAAASTARAAEILMDQVDGALDREIRLIIDLVSHDPVAAAHHLARLIERAEVGTRLITGWRVALAGRPNVGKSRLLNALAGYDRSIVDPTPGTTRDVVTAATSLVGWPVELADTAGLRLTGDAIEAAGVVAARSWHARADLVVVVLDRSFPRDDCEPEVPGSLIVANKSDLPAAWDEGQVDALAVSAATGEGLPALIEAIAARLTMNAPGARDAVPFRVEHVDALRRASIHLSEGNQAAAIETLDGLMAGTPTGPVALQ from the coding sequence GTGAACCCGTCCGAGCAGGACGCCGGTTCCCGCGCATGCGTCCTGACCGCCGATGGGCGAGGGGCCCTGGCCGTCGTCCGGGTCTGGGGAAACGGGGCCGTCGACGCGGTCGACTCTGCGTTCCGCCCCGACCGAGCTCGGGCTCTCACGCGGACGGACCCCGGACGCCCCCGGCTCGGACGCATCGGTCGGGGCCTGGGCGATGAAGTGGTCGTCTCGATCGTTCCCGGCGCGGCTTGCGAGGTCGAGATCCACACCCACGGCGGGCCGGCCGCGTTATCGCTGGTGCTCGACGCGCTCGTCGATTCCGGCGTCGCGCTGGCGGCTCCCTCCGACTGGCTCGTGAGTCGTCAAGCCTCGCCGCTTGCCGTCCAGGCCGAGCTGGATCTGGCCGCGGCCTCCACGGCTCGGGCCGCCGAGATCCTGATGGATCAGGTCGACGGGGCGCTGGACCGCGAAATTCGACTGATCATCGACCTGGTCTCCCACGATCCGGTGGCTGCCGCGCACCATCTGGCTCGCCTCATCGAGCGGGCCGAGGTCGGCACCCGGCTCATCACGGGCTGGCGAGTCGCGCTGGCGGGCCGTCCCAACGTCGGCAAGAGCCGCCTTCTCAACGCGCTTGCGGGCTACGACCGATCCATCGTCGACCCGACGCCCGGCACGACGCGCGACGTGGTGACCGCGGCGACGTCCCTGGTTGGTTGGCCCGTCGAGCTGGCCGATACCGCGGGGCTGCGCCTTACGGGCGACGCGATCGAGGCGGCCGGGGTCGTCGCGGCCAGGAGCTGGCACGCTAGGGCCGACCTCGTCGTAGTGGTCCTCGATCGGTCGTTTCCCCGTGATGACTGCGAACCAGAGGTTCCCGGCTCCCTGATTGTGGCTAACAAGTCCGACCTGCCCGCCGCCTGGGATGAAGGACAAGTCGACGCCCTCGCCGTCTCGGCCGCGACCGGCGAAGGGCTCCCCGCGCTGATCGAAGCCATCGCCGCCCGCCTGACCATGAATGCCCCTGGAGCGAGGGATGCCGTGCCGTTTCGGGTCGAGCATGTGGACGCGCTGAGACGGGCCTCGATCCATCTTTCCGAAGGGAACCAGGCCGCGGCGATCGAAACACTGGACGGATTGATGGCGGGTACGCCGACGGGACCGGTCGCGTTACAGTAG